The DNA window GTTCTCGTTGATGGAGAATGACCCGCCGCCGTTTTGAGGGCTGCCCTCTGTGTCGCAGATATCCAGCATCTCACCcagcgagatcgagggctCACTTGAAGGCCGTAGCTGTTCCACCTGTCGGAGAACGATTCCCACGTCATGGTAGCCTGCGACGCCTTTTTGCGAGCTCAAGTTGTTGAGTTGCTTGCAAGCCTGGATCACCAAGAGGCGGATTGTAACGGGCCGAGAAGTGTGCGGACGCTGATGACTGCTGGCTCCAAAGACGTTGTGGGACCAGCCACTTCCAGGTGCAGTTCCCCAGGTTGGGGTTCCAGGGAAAGCAGAGTTACCGAAAGGCGTGCCCCAGGTGTTACTCGAAGAAGTGACCGAGAAATTGTTGACAGGTTTGGGGGCTAGAGGATCACCGAATAGCGATGGTCCCCCAAAGCTAGCTCTCGTTGGTCCAGAAAATGATCCAGGGGCCACTGCACCGGGCAAGGACTGGGACAATTTGGCTGAATATGGAGAGTCGGTATCGTCAAGAAGGGCGCTGCTGCCCAGATGGGCGCTCAGGTTATCCACCTCTCGCTGCGATGGAACGGGCCCCGATTCTCTCTGCTGCTCTTGAGCAGTGCTCGGCGGACGCTTGATCGGACTTGGCCGCGTGATCGGGTACAGCTGGGAATTGTTCTCCAGTGGTGACCGTTCGAACGAGCCGGACGGTTGTCTCGAATGAGTTTTCGCCAGACCACCTTGTTGCATAGGGAATGCGTTGGACAACCCAGGCTGTCCCTGGAACGGAATACCGGGCCCATGCTCGAGCGGGAACCCACGACCTGGCGGGATTGGACGTGACCCATTAATTCCCGGCGGTGCAGAGATTCCACTTGGCGCAGGAAAACCTCTGAACTGATTCATCAGGTTGGTCGAGTTGGGCGGATACATGGGCAAGTCTGGTCCCAGCGGCGGCCGGGGAACCATACCAGGAATGCCtggtggatgagatggcaGACCCAAGCCTTGAAATCCGGGTGGGTTGGTTCGACCGAGTGGGGACAGCGGTGCTGAAGGCTGGGGGTGGTGCAAAGGaggttgctgctgttggcCTTGGGTTTGCTTGGCACCCATGCTGGAGGCTCCCGACGACTGCGACAGCGGTATCGAGTGCGGCGAGACGGACGGCTGATGAGACGAGTCTGTGCTGGCTTGTTGGGATCGAGGTGACGAGCTGTGAGAGTCCTGCTGAGACGGTTGGCGCGGCCTCGCGGGTGTTGGAGCTTTCGGGACGACATTAGCGGCAGCATAATGCGGAGATTGTAGCGGATTCGACTGAGCTGGGGACTGCGGGTTGGGCTGAAGAGGAAACGCTCCAGCGTACGCTGGCAGAGCACGCTTTGCTTGGACATCACGCCTGCCGGCGCGTTCCTGCTCGGCTTTGACCGCTGCCTCTCGCAATTTGCGCTCTCGCTCCtctttggccttcttctctcgGGCCTCTCGTTCCTCTCGCTCCTTCCGCTTGgcttcctcgcgcttcttcctctcaaGTTCCTTCTGTTCGCGTTGCTTGCGCTCAATTTCGGCCTGCCGTTCTCGCTCCTCTTTGAGACGCCGTTGCTTCTCAGTTTCCTTTCGCACACGCTCCTCTTCTTGAGCCTTTCGCTCGGCCTCCCGCTTCTTCCGTTGTTCTTCGCGCTTCAGCCGCTGTTCTtcgagcttcttctcttgctcAGCTTTGACTgcagcctcctcggccgccTTTTCAGCATCTCGGCGAgctttctcctcatccttggcttgtttctgcttctgcttcttgtccttcttcttctgtgccTCTCGGGCTTTCTTGGCGTTCTTTTGCTCTTCTCGGgtttcctcttccaacaGCTCTTCGATGAGCTGTTTCTGACGCTGCTCGGCAACCTTCTCTCGGTATGCAGTCATGACTCGTTGCTCGAACATTCGCGCAGCAAAAATTTGGAACATTCGCCGGCCTTCCTGCATGCGCTGCTCTTCCGTCATGGCGTCCTTTTGGTGGTCAACATTCGTACAGCACGGAATCGGAGCAAAACACCGAGAACACACcatttcgtcttcgtcatactcatcctcctcctggGAGTCGTattcctcgtcttcctcgtcatcgtagtcctcgtcgtcgagggGGCCATGATTGTGGCCTCCATGGAAGGACTGATGAGCGGCGGCTATCCCGTACTGCGTATCCTCTTCTCTCTGCATTCGACGTTCGGCTAACTGTTCCATCATATCGATGAAATGCTTCCCGTCATTCTTGAGAAGATCGTCTGCAACAGTAAGGATGCCATCTGGGGAAATTTACCATTAGCAAAGCGTCATGAGATCAAGCGAGGATCACCCCAGCATACCTTTCACAGTGAGACTATTCCCAAACGCGAAGAAGTCTGCGCGCGCTTCGCGTGCCTCTTCGTCCTCaagctcatcatcactgTACagttcatcgtcgtcctcgtcttcctcgtcctcgtcgtagTCTTCCTCCaggtcatcgtcgtcttcagGTAGCTCCTGAACTCTGCCTCGCGACGGGTGAAACTGGCCGTGGGTATGGGTATGTTGGCCAGGAGATCGAAGGGGGGGTTGGTACAGTCGAGGCGGGGGGATGATGGGCGAGCCCTCGTCGAACGAGCCTTGGTTGTTGTTCGCGTACTGCTCGAGCTCCTCGTAGTATGCATCGTACAACACTTCGAGTTCTTCTTCAATCGCAGTTCGCTTTCGCCCACACACCGTACAGCTGCAGGAgtgcttctgctgctccttCATCTTTTTCAGTACGGCATCCTTTTCGACTTTGACCAGCTGCCgccggtcttcttcgcccagcTCGAACCAGAAGGTCCTGATGTTTTCGCGCTCCTCCAACGAAGACTGATTCCAAATGCTGCCCTCCTTTCCGGCCTTCATGGGGTATCGACTAGCGTAAGGCATGGTTTGGGGCGCCGGCGGAGGGTGGGAGAAGGTAGCGGACGGGGTGGAGAGCGGGGTCGAACTTCCGTCGGCGAGAGTGTGAGATCCAGAGCGATGTTTCTTgcctcttttccttctcgatcttcgaCCCGTAGCATTGTGTTGTTCATCTGGCCCGTCGGTTACTGGGTTGTCGGTTGAATTCTGCCGCGAGACTGTTGGCTTGTCGGTTGCAAAGGGAACACCGGTCGCTGCGTGGTTAGGAAATGATTCGCCGTAGTCACGATCATCTCCGTAGGAACGCATATCATCCCCCATGACTGGATCTGCTACATCCCCAGATGCGTAGCCATCGGTGGGCGACTGATGCTCCGCAGCTAAGCGAGCGGCTTGCTTCTGTCGGcgtttctgcttcttgcgaTTCGCGGTCGatgccggtgccggtgtcGCGGTAGAAGTTTCAACGGTGTTTGGAGGACCCCGCGCATGGGTTTCGCCATTCGTGGTGTGTGTCGAACTCGCCGCCGGTGGACGAGTTGCCATATTGGATGCGGGCGGAGCGATGGAGAGCGATGGAGTAGTGCAATGCTTGCCTCGGGGACACACTATCACCTCCCACGCAGAGGAGACTGTTAGAAAAAGGTGGTTTTGAGGAGCGGAAGGGCAGGCGAGAGAGGACAGGGTGGGCGGGGAGcgggaggagagagaaagagccTACCAACAAAGCTCCGCAGAATCCAACTGGCGGAAGAAACGGGGTTGAGAGCCGACAAAGGGACAATTTCTCCCTTTGTTGTTCCGGGGAAGAGGCTGTGCTTGCGGCGAGGGCAGGCAGCAGAGGTGACCGGAGAGGCTTTGAGAGGAGGGGGGGGTTGAAAGAAGTGAGGGAGGATCCCGGCGGGTCAAGGCGTGTTCGCTGCTCGGGGACGAGAGCGACGCGCTGGCTGACCGGAGGGACAGGAAGCGCGAtcaagggccagggccagcGACAAGTTCAGGGCCCGAGAGCGCGGGATGCCGGGGTAGaatggtggtgggagggtgAAAGATGGATGAAATGATGGGCTTTCCTGCCTTCTGGATGGTTGTCGTGCCGCCGCAACGGGATAGCCGCTGCAAGCGAGATGGGTGCCTGAACGGTAAGGCATGAACTGCACATTTCACGATTGCCCGTATTCTACGCGACCCGAGAAGTGTTGTTTGGCGGATCGAAAGGCGTGTCGTTGCCGAAACTACTTCACTCCGTACTGGAGGTGCCTGTGGCCTCGCTGTCTGTCCTAAGCGCGAGGCGCCAAAGTCACGTGGTCTGGGCCAGCGGTGGTGTGATTGTTGCAGCAGATCTCAAGCAGGCCGTACCTGGTCCCATGAACAGCCCTCGCTCTGAGCCTCATGCCACACTCTCTATCGACCAGGACCATCTAGACTCGTCTGGTCTCCCTCAGTGATTACATCACGTGACCGTCCCGCTCACGCCGTGCGGTACCTAACTAAGACATTTCCTGGTTAGTTAGTTGAATATTGGCAACGCTAGACAAAAATAGAATAAGAATAGCTTGTCGGGGCTGCTGCCCAGTTtggcatggccgccatcTTCTGTCAAAAAATCCTTGAAGTGTCAAGCCCCCGAGGTAATCACCGTATCTTCTCTCCGTCCAactctctttccttctctctccttctcccactctcGCTAAACCAATTCCCCCTCCTCTCGTTTTGTCTGTTTCAGAATCATTCATATCGCCCCAGAACCTTCGTTTAGGGCCATTAAGGGAGACCGCGTGTAGTATCCCTCCCCCCAGCTGCCTCAGCCCCAGCGCGACCGCCTTTCCGTCCACCCCCCCAAACACGTCACTAAGCAAGCTAGTCGTTGCAATAACCCCCATCAGGCCAACCGCTCCCGTTCCTCTGACTTCCTTCGGGCGGAAATAGTGCGCGCGTGGCTGTACTTTGCTCTCGGCAGTTGCACATATACCCCTGCCCATCTGCGTACGCGCTGCTTTCTGCCTCCTGCCGACTTGTCTTTCTGGGCACGCCCTCCgctttcctcctcccctGTCTTCCGTGCGCTTTTCGACGGcctgccattgacgatggCCCAACAGCAGAATGACAATGTGATGCGACGGTGAGTGTGATTGCTTCGGTGTCTTTACTGCTGGGGAATAGGCAGACGAGTCCACTGCGACGGACCGCTGTCAGCATTTGCCAGGGCCATTTGCCCCATGCCCTTGGACCTGCCTGTGGACCAGCATATTCGTGCGTTATACTGATCTGGATGAACTTTCAGGAAACTCGTCATCATTGGAGATGGCGCGTGTGGGAAAACCAGTCTGCTCAGCGTCTTTACCCTGGGCTACTTTCCAACCGTGAGTTTACTACCACAGAGTCCCAAACAATCAACATGGCTAACTTGTCTGTCACATCTAGCATTATGTCAGTCCTCTAACGAACGCTCTGATGTGGCCATGGGAATTGTCTGAC is part of the Penicillium psychrofluorescens genome assembly, chromosome: 4 genome and encodes:
- a CDS encoding uncharacterized protein (ID:PFLUO_006838-T1.cds;~source:funannotate), coding for MATRPPAASSTHTTNGETHARGPPNTVETSTATPAPASTANRKKQKRRQKQAARLAAEHQSPTDGYASGDVADPVMGDDMRSYGDDRDYGESFPNHAATGVPFATDKPTVSRQNSTDNPVTDGPDEQHNATGRRSRRKRGKKHRSGSHTLADGSSTPLSTPSATFSHPPPAPQTMPYASRYPMKAGKEGSIWNQSSLEERENIRTFWFELGEEDRRQLVKVEKDAVLKKMKEQQKHSCSCTVCGRKRTAIEEELEVLYDAYYEELEQYANNNQGSFDEGSPIIPPPRLYQPPLRSPGQHTHTHGQFHPSRGRVQELPEDDDDLEEDYDEDEEDEDDDELYSDDELEDEEAREARADFFAFGNSLTVKDGILTVADDLLKNDGKHFIDMMEQLAERRMQREEDTQYGIAAAHQSFHGGHNHGPLDDEDYDDEEDEEYDSQEEDEYDEDEMDAMTEEQRMQEGRRMFQIFAARMFEQRVMTAYREKVAEQRQKQLIEELLEEETREEQKNAKKAREAQKKKDKKQKQKQAKDEEKARRDAEKAAEEAAVKAEQEKKLEEQRLKREEQRKKREAERKAQEEERVRKETEKQRRLKEERERQAEIERKQREQKELERKKREEAKRKEREEREAREKKAKEERERKLREAAVKAEQERAGRRDVQAKRALPAYAGAFPLQPNPQSPAQSNPLQSPHYAAANVVPKAPTPARPRQPSQQDSHSSSPRSQQASTDSSHQPSVSPHSIPLSQSSGASSMGAKQTQGQQQQPPLHHPQPSAPLSPLGRTNPPGFQGLGLPSHPPGIPGMVPRPPLGPDLPMYPPNSTNLMNQFRGFPAPSGISAPPGINGSRPIPPGRGFPLEHGPGIPFQGQPGLSNAFPMQQGGLAKTHSRQPSGSFERSPLENNSQLYPITRPSPIKRPPSTAQEQQRESGPVPSQREVDNLSAHLGSSALLDDTDSPYSAKLSQSLPGAVAPGSFSGPTRASFGGPSLFGDPLAPKPVNNFSVTSSSNTWGTPFGNSAFPGTPTWGTAPGSGWSHNVFGASSHQRPHTSRPVTIRLLVIQACKQLNNLSSQKGVAGYHDVGIVLRQVEQLRPSSEPSISLGEMLDICDTEGSPQNGGGSFSINENENGQYVKFEPDTNSAAPGHRPSIVPGDIGSPIPGHSNPAAFGGFGGPAPSVLRQYTSPPAGF